Proteins encoded within one genomic window of Acidicapsa ligni:
- a CDS encoding Lhr family helicase, producing the protein MAPRKPISKPAPVEKTAAPRKPHLPEEPHLPKSSNPFTSFHPVTERWFREVFEEPTAPQRLGWPAIARGESTLILAPTGTGKTLTAFLWCLDRLMLQAPPATPGCRIIYISPLKALAVDVERNLRSPLAGIANMARRMGVPVHDPEISIRTGDTTQKERARFRRTPSEILITTPESLYLLLTSQASESLRTVDTVIIDEIHALVPTKRGAHMALSLERLQALTKRPIQRIGLSATQRPLEEVARFLGGVDVPVELPATLPGPVNPVNIDILDGVQVPEEASWSADIVETTSIRYRPVTIVNASAPKQLKLHIEVPVEDMARLGQQEEIPSGPASQGPKRVSIWNAIHPRLLEIIRERTSTILFVNSRQVAERLAGALNELAGEEIVRAHHGSLAAAQRSIIEEQLKAGQLRGLCATSTLELGIDMGAVDLVIQIEAPPSVASGMQRIGRAGHSVGAISEGILFPKYRADLIACAAMTRAMHEVHIESTRFPRNPLDVLCQQMVAIVARPPNLPPPEKPKRKTAKQSATSLASSRLFAEFDEVAQEEEAQPGFEIPFDELFRIVRSAAPFGGLTRTVFEGVLDLLAGRYPSDEFAELRPRLTWDRIRNVITARQGAARLAILNAGTIPDRGLYGVFLSNSEGKSLRVGELDEEMVFESRPGETFILGATSWRIDEITHDRVLVSPAPGEPGKMPFWKGEGPGRPLEFGRRIGAMVRELRAMPLPAALTRLVTDHDLDPGAAENLMRFLADQEEATGQVSDDRNIVIERVRDELGDWRVCVLTPFGSRIHIPWAMAVSARIRAAGGPDVETLWGDDGFVLRFPDSDEPPTTDWFMVESSEVMQLVLRQLGSTALFAGRFREAAGRALLLPRRRADGRAPLWQQRKRAYDLLSVASRYPAFPMLLEAYRECLRDVFDMPALIETLRAIEQRQLRVHVVETRTPSPFASSLLFSYVANFLYDGDAPLAERRAQALTIDQDQLRELLGEADLRELLDGDAMAEIEEQQQCLIDPYKARNADGLHDLMLRLGDLNRNEIAVRITTPKLLDELDRLIRARRLLELRIAGEKRIIAIEDAARYRDGLGIPLPPGIPTALLASVEQPVLELIRRYARTHGPFTLPEVAARFALDPGHVEQVLHQLTLENRIVEGGFRPGGLHREWCDSEILRLIRRKSLAKLRKEVEPVEQQTLARFLTHWQGLLTPRRGMDALLDVVEALQGAPIAASLLETAILPARIANYQPSDLDTLIAAGEIAWTGVEPLGERDGRIALYLADKLPLLAIPRPNITPMTDREEKLLIVLKQSGASFFTQMHEAVGGGYPGESLDALWSLVWRGLVTNDSLHPLRAYITRQESSSRGNRKQHSSSQQRAAFRSRRTTPATAQGRWSLIDSRKAMQQVAVKLNAPTPGLLADADSTSYIKKPESTRALVPESSLPSSTEATHALALQLLNRYGVLLREAAAAENIVGGFSAIYPILKALEESGRIRRGYFVAGLGATQFALPAAVDLLRSLRTDARPEKPEFVLLAATDPGNPYGSTLKWPELPAEAEDSETAPRQLTRAAYAQVVLCNGRLVAWLRRGNPNLLIFLPPDEPERTHVAEGLAHFLAVLGQTRLQSDQSGSHTSGYLISTINGLAVAIHPMLKPLQNAGFHPGPLGMHLRRAASLSPGTSYANRQPSRPTPEEAAKNRPPLTLPD; encoded by the coding sequence ATGGCCCCCCGTAAACCCATCTCGAAACCCGCGCCTGTAGAGAAAACTGCAGCGCCCCGCAAACCGCATCTCCCTGAAGAACCGCATCTCCCCAAATCCTCAAATCCCTTCACCAGCTTTCATCCCGTCACCGAACGCTGGTTCCGCGAAGTCTTCGAAGAGCCCACCGCCCCGCAACGCCTCGGCTGGCCCGCCATCGCGCGTGGCGAAAGCACCCTGATCCTCGCGCCCACCGGCACGGGCAAGACGCTGACCGCATTCCTCTGGTGCCTCGATCGGCTGATGCTCCAGGCCCCACCGGCCACTCCCGGCTGCCGCATCATCTACATTTCTCCGCTCAAAGCGCTCGCCGTCGATGTGGAACGCAACCTGCGCTCACCCCTCGCCGGAATCGCCAACATGGCCCGGCGCATGGGCGTCCCCGTCCACGATCCTGAGATCAGCATCCGCACCGGCGACACCACGCAAAAGGAGCGAGCCCGTTTCCGCCGCACCCCATCTGAAATCCTCATCACCACGCCCGAGTCTCTCTACCTGCTGCTGACCTCGCAGGCCTCCGAGTCGCTCCGCACAGTAGACACCGTCATCATCGACGAAATCCACGCTCTCGTCCCCACCAAGCGAGGCGCGCACATGGCGCTCTCACTGGAGCGCCTGCAAGCCCTGACCAAACGCCCCATCCAGCGCATCGGCCTTTCAGCAACGCAGCGCCCACTCGAAGAAGTAGCTCGCTTCCTCGGCGGAGTAGACGTTCCCGTCGAACTCCCGGCCACGCTTCCAGGCCCAGTCAACCCAGTCAACATCGACATCCTCGACGGCGTTCAAGTCCCCGAAGAAGCCTCCTGGTCCGCCGACATCGTCGAAACCACCAGCATCCGCTACCGCCCCGTAACCATCGTCAACGCCAGCGCCCCCAAGCAACTCAAGCTCCACATCGAGGTGCCCGTCGAAGACATGGCACGCCTCGGCCAGCAGGAGGAAATCCCCTCCGGTCCAGCCTCACAAGGCCCCAAACGTGTCTCCATTTGGAATGCAATCCACCCGCGTCTCCTCGAAATCATTCGCGAACGCACCTCCACCATCCTCTTCGTCAACAGCCGCCAGGTCGCCGAGCGGCTCGCCGGCGCGTTGAATGAACTCGCCGGCGAAGAGATCGTCCGCGCCCACCACGGCTCTCTCGCCGCCGCCCAGCGCAGCATCATCGAAGAGCAACTCAAAGCCGGACAGCTCCGCGGCCTCTGCGCCACCTCCACGCTCGAACTCGGCATCGACATGGGCGCCGTCGATCTCGTCATCCAGATCGAAGCGCCGCCCTCCGTCGCCAGCGGTATGCAGCGCATCGGCCGCGCAGGTCACTCCGTAGGAGCCATCAGCGAAGGCATTCTCTTTCCCAAATACCGTGCCGACCTCATCGCCTGCGCCGCCATGACCCGCGCCATGCACGAGGTCCACATCGAGTCCACGCGCTTTCCGCGCAACCCGCTCGATGTCCTCTGCCAGCAGATGGTCGCGATAGTCGCGCGCCCACCCAATCTGCCTCCACCCGAAAAACCAAAGCGCAAGACTGCAAAACAATCCGCCACCTCTCTCGCAAGCAGCCGTCTCTTCGCAGAATTCGACGAAGTCGCCCAGGAAGAAGAAGCGCAACCCGGCTTCGAAATTCCCTTCGACGAACTCTTCCGCATCGTTCGCAGCGCCGCTCCATTTGGCGGGCTCACCCGCACCGTCTTTGAAGGAGTCCTCGACCTGCTCGCCGGTCGTTATCCCTCCGACGAATTCGCCGAACTACGCCCGCGCCTCACCTGGGACCGCATCCGCAACGTCATCACCGCTCGTCAGGGCGCGGCAAGGCTCGCCATCCTCAATGCCGGAACCATCCCCGACCGCGGTCTCTACGGCGTCTTTCTCTCCAACAGCGAAGGCAAATCCCTCCGTGTCGGCGAACTCGATGAAGAGATGGTCTTCGAGAGCCGTCCCGGCGAAACCTTCATCCTCGGCGCAACCAGTTGGCGCATCGACGAAATCACCCACGACCGCGTCCTCGTTTCACCCGCCCCCGGCGAACCCGGCAAGATGCCGTTCTGGAAAGGTGAAGGCCCTGGCCGTCCACTCGAATTCGGACGTCGCATTGGAGCCATGGTCCGCGAACTCCGCGCCATGCCTCTCCCCGCCGCGCTCACACGGCTCGTCACCGATCACGATCTCGACCCCGGAGCCGCTGAAAATCTCATGCGGTTCCTCGCCGACCAGGAAGAAGCCACCGGCCAGGTCTCCGACGATCGCAACATCGTTATCGAACGCGTCCGTGACGAACTCGGCGACTGGCGCGTCTGCGTACTCACTCCCTTCGGCAGCCGCATTCACATCCCCTGGGCTATGGCCGTTTCAGCCCGCATCCGCGCCGCAGGCGGTCCCGATGTCGAAACCCTCTGGGGCGACGACGGCTTCGTTCTCCGCTTCCCCGACTCCGACGAACCACCCACCACCGACTGGTTCATGGTCGAGTCCAGCGAAGTCATGCAACTCGTCCTCCGCCAGCTAGGCAGCACCGCCCTCTTTGCCGGAAGATTCCGCGAGGCCGCAGGCCGCGCGCTCCTGCTTCCACGCCGCCGCGCCGATGGCCGCGCCCCGCTCTGGCAGCAGCGCAAACGCGCCTACGATCTACTGAGCGTTGCCTCACGCTATCCCGCATTTCCCATGCTTTTAGAGGCCTATCGCGAATGTCTCCGCGACGTCTTCGACATGCCCGCACTCATTGAAACCCTGCGCGCCATCGAGCAGCGCCAGCTTCGCGTCCACGTCGTCGAAACCCGCACCCCGTCGCCATTCGCATCCTCGCTTCTCTTCAGTTACGTGGCCAATTTCCTCTACGACGGCGACGCTCCCTTAGCCGAACGCCGCGCTCAGGCCCTCACCATCGATCAGGATCAGCTCCGCGAATTGCTCGGCGAAGCAGACCTCCGCGAACTCCTCGACGGCGATGCCATGGCCGAGATCGAGGAGCAGCAGCAATGTCTCATCGATCCCTACAAAGCCCGCAACGCAGACGGACTCCACGACCTCATGCTGCGCCTCGGCGACCTCAATCGGAACGAGATCGCAGTCCGTATTACAACGCCAAAACTCCTCGACGAACTCGACCGCCTCATCCGCGCCCGCCGTCTTCTCGAACTCCGCATCGCAGGCGAAAAGCGCATCATCGCCATCGAAGACGCAGCCCGCTACCGAGACGGCCTCGGCATCCCGTTACCTCCCGGCATTCCCACAGCACTCCTGGCATCGGTAGAGCAGCCCGTCCTCGAACTCATCCGCCGCTACGCCCGCACCCACGGCCCGTTCACCCTGCCGGAGGTAGCCGCCCGCTTCGCCCTCGACCCCGGCCACGTCGAACAAGTCCTGCATCAACTCACCCTGGAGAACCGCATCGTCGAGGGCGGCTTCCGGCCCGGTGGTCTCCATCGCGAGTGGTGCGATTCGGAAATCCTTCGCCTCATTCGCCGCAAATCCCTCGCCAAACTGCGCAAAGAAGTAGAGCCCGTCGAGCAGCAAACCCTCGCGCGCTTTCTCACCCACTGGCAAGGCCTGCTCACTCCCCGTCGAGGTATGGACGCCCTGCTCGATGTCGTCGAAGCCCTTCAGGGCGCACCCATCGCCGCATCGCTTCTTGAAACCGCCATCCTCCCCGCAAGAATCGCCAACTACCAGCCCAGCGACCTCGACACCCTCATAGCCGCCGGAGAAATCGCCTGGACCGGCGTTGAGCCCCTCGGCGAACGCGATGGCCGCATCGCCCTCTACCTCGCCGACAAGCTCCCGCTCCTCGCCATCCCTCGCCCGAACATCACGCCAATGACCGACCGCGAAGAAAAGCTCCTCATCGTCCTCAAACAAAGCGGCGCCAGCTTCTTCACCCAGATGCACGAAGCCGTAGGCGGCGGCTACCCCGGCGAATCTCTCGACGCCCTCTGGAGTCTCGTCTGGCGCGGTCTCGTCACCAACGACTCGCTGCATCCCCTGCGCGCCTACATCACCCGTCAGGAATCGTCCTCGCGTGGCAATCGCAAGCAGCACAGCAGCAGCCAGCAAAGAGCCGCTTTCCGCTCCCGTCGAACCACCCCAGCCACAGCCCAGGGCCGTTGGTCGCTGATCGACAGCCGCAAAGCCATGCAGCAAGTCGCCGTAAAACTCAACGCGCCGACCCCCGGCCTTCTGGCGGATGCGGACTCCACCTCGTACATCAAAAAACCGGAATCGACGAGGGCTTTAGTTCCCGAGAGCAGCTTGCCTAGCAGCACAGAAGCCACCCACGCCCTCGCCCTGCAACTCCTCAACCGCTACGGCGTTCTCCTTCGCGAAGCCGCCGCAGCCGAAAACATCGTAGGCGGTTTCAGCGCAATTTATCCCATCCTCAAAGCCCTCGAAGAGAGCGGACGCATCCGCCGCGGCTACTTCGTCGCAGGCCTCGGAGCAACGCAGTTCGCCCTGCCCGCCGCCGTCGATCTTCTCCGCTCTCTGCGTACCGACGCGCGACCCGAAAAACCGGAATTCGTCCTGCTCGCCGCCACCGATCCCGGCAACCCCTACGGCTCAACGTTGAAATGGCCCGAACTGCCAGCCGAGGCAGAAGACAGCGAAACAGCCCCGCGCCAGCTAACCCGCGCCGCCTACGCCCAGGTCGTTCTCTGCAACGGACGCCTCGTAGCCTGGCTCCGCCGTGGCAACCCCAACCTGCTCATCTTCCTTCCACCCGATGAACCCGAGCGCACCCACGTCGCCGAAGGCCTGGCGCACTTCCTCGCCGTACTCGGCCAGACCCGCCTGCAAAGCGATCAATCAGGCAGCCACACTAGCGGCTACCTCATCAGCACCATCAACGGCCTGGCCGTAGCCATCCACCCCATGCTCAAACCACTCCAGAATGCAGGCTTCCATCCCGGCCCGCTAGGCATGCACCTGCGAAGAGCCGCCAGCCTGTCCCCCGGAACCAGTTACGCCAACCGGCAACCATCGCGCCCCACGCCCGAAGAAGCAGCCAAAAACCGACCACCGCTAACCCTCCCCGACTGA
- a CDS encoding chemotaxis protein CheA, whose amino-acid sequence MDELTREFLIESQEGLDRMERGLTDLEARPTDSELLSEIFRSVHTIKGTTGFLGFKRLEKLAHAGENLLSLLRDGKLQASQNIITGLLQLMDGLRSILHTIENNNSEGEDDDSLLIGQLQELQQPAPATSATTHALIAESFPASTPSMPVTQPLHVSAAAAIDASNLTASDSTLRVDVLLLNRMMSLVGELVLTRNQILQATSHDPNLTPLSRRLDLVTADLRESVMQTRMQPVSNVFSKFPRIIRDLSQSLNRSVRLVLEGQETELDKRLLEAIKDPLIHAVRNSLDHGIEPPDVRIAAGKDAVGTLTLRASQESGQVLIEVSDDGAGICVDRVRNKAIERGLIVAEKAAHLSDRELMQLIFLPGFSTAEAVTSISGRGVGMDVVRTNVEKIGGKVEIDSQHGKGTSLRFCIPLTLAILPALIVRSLDQNFALPQSALFELIHLPFQQAATVIEWIDSNPLYRHRGNLLPLIFLNNMLSPQCEIKSHDASDSYIAVLDIDGHRFGLVVDNLADPQEIVVRPLSSVLKSIGLYSGATVLGSGDIALILDPSAIAARANIFTHTN is encoded by the coding sequence GGCACCACTGGATTCCTCGGCTTCAAGCGCCTCGAAAAGCTCGCTCATGCCGGAGAAAACCTGCTCAGCCTGTTGCGCGATGGCAAGCTTCAGGCAAGCCAGAACATCATTACCGGCCTGTTGCAACTCATGGATGGCCTGCGCAGTATTCTGCATACGATTGAAAATAACAACAGCGAAGGCGAAGACGATGACTCGCTGCTGATCGGCCAACTGCAGGAACTGCAGCAGCCAGCTCCCGCAACCTCTGCAACCACGCATGCCCTCATTGCGGAATCGTTCCCGGCATCAACTCCATCCATGCCTGTAACTCAACCCTTACATGTAAGTGCTGCTGCTGCTATCGATGCATCGAACCTAACTGCATCCGATAGCACTCTGCGCGTCGATGTCCTGTTACTCAACCGCATGATGAGTCTTGTCGGCGAACTCGTTCTCACTCGAAATCAGATCCTGCAAGCTACCTCTCACGATCCCAATCTAACTCCACTATCGCGCCGTCTCGACCTGGTTACTGCCGACCTTCGCGAGTCGGTAATGCAAACGCGAATGCAGCCTGTATCGAATGTTTTTTCAAAGTTTCCGCGCATCATCCGCGACCTCTCGCAGTCGCTCAATCGCAGCGTCAGACTGGTGCTCGAAGGTCAGGAAACAGAACTGGACAAGAGGCTGCTCGAAGCCATCAAAGATCCACTCATTCACGCCGTCCGCAACTCGCTCGACCACGGCATCGAGCCACCAGACGTACGCATAGCAGCAGGCAAAGATGCCGTAGGCACACTCACCTTGCGCGCCAGCCAGGAAAGCGGTCAAGTCCTCATCGAGGTCTCCGACGACGGCGCCGGAATCTGCGTAGATCGCGTACGCAACAAGGCAATCGAACGCGGGCTCATCGTTGCCGAAAAGGCCGCGCACCTGAGCGACCGCGAACTCATGCAACTGATCTTCCTGCCCGGCTTCTCCACTGCCGAGGCCGTCACCAGCATCAGCGGTCGCGGCGTAGGCATGGACGTCGTGCGCACGAACGTCGAAAAGATCGGAGGCAAAGTCGAGATCGATTCGCAGCACGGTAAGGGAACCTCGCTCCGGTTCTGCATTCCACTCACCCTCGCCATCCTTCCAGCACTCATCGTTCGCAGTCTCGATCAAAATTTTGCTCTACCGCAAAGCGCACTTTTTGAACTCATTCATCTGCCGTTTCAGCAGGCAGCCACGGTCATTGAATGGATCGATAGCAACCCACTCTATCGGCATCGCGGCAATCTGCTGCCGCTCATCTTTCTGAACAACATGCTCTCGCCTCAATGCGAAATCAAATCACACGACGCCAGCGATAGCTATATCGCCGTGCTCGATATAGATGGCCATCGATTCGGCCTCGTCGTCGACAACCTCGCTGATCCCCAGGAAATCGTAGTTAGACCTCTTAGTTCCGTCCTCAAGTCGATCGGCCTCTATTCAGGAGCAACCGTGCTGGGTAGCGGAGACATAGCGCTCATCCTCGATCCCAGCGCCATCGCCGCTCGCGCCAATATCTTCACGCATACGAACTAA